AATTAGTATCTTGCCACAACCTTCCACTATATAAAGCACTTCAAATCCGGGATTATGCTCGTGCTCACCTATTGATGCTCCGGGTTCGAGTCTTCCCATCAGGATTTTTATATCATCGTCAATATATCCCTTGGTTTCTACAGCTTTTTCTCCACCATATAAATTTTCAAGTTTTTTGATATCCAGTTTAGTAAAGTCAAATAACATGATGTCCTCCTATTTATTCTAAACTATTGTCTTCTTGTGAAAATAGATTCTCTTCCGAATCATCTTCACTTGTTTTTTCATACTCCGGATCATCTCCCGGTATTTGAATAGGTATTGGTTCCAATTTAACTTTTCTAAATGTCGGCGCAAATATGAACGGCAGATAAAGTACGCCGAGTAATACAAATGAAAAAAACACAGTCTGTAAACTTAAAATCTGATCTTTAATCACTGAAGGATCTGCAAATAGGAGTATCAAATTATTGTTTAAATAATGCATCCATACTGGAAGCCAAATATTATTCGTCTTCATATACACATAACCGAAGAAAACACTGTATGTTACGCATACTATTATTTGATTTAGTACAGAGTATCCCCAGGTCTGCGGACTGTAAAACAGTATATTGACCGGCAAATGCCATATGCCCCATAAAAATCCCAGTAGAAAAATCCCCAGATAGTTTCCGTAACGCTTTTGTAGAAGCGGTTGTAAAAATCCTCTCCATCCATATTCTTCACCGAAGAAAGGCAGCATTACGAAAAAGAAATTAATAGGTATAAAGACTGTAAAAATAATTCCACTTTCGTTTGGGATTAGGTTTTCAATACTCTCTAATCCAAGGATTACCGGTAAAAAAATTCTTGAAATATACAGCAGTAAAAATATAAGCAAAAAAATATAGCCTTTATTTTTCTTCATACTGGTTAATGAATAAGCAAACCTGCGATGGCTTTTCTCTACAAAATACAAGATTATGGAAATAAAACTACCTGCTGAGATAAGAATACTGCTCACAACTATGATATCGAACTCTATGAAAAGTCTAATGAGAACCGACAATACAGTTAAAGCCGTAAAGATTACCACACTTAAATAGAATTTCTTGGGAAGATTAGGATCATCCCGCTTAGTAATTAACATGGCTATGATGGCCCCGGCTGCCGGATACATCATTTGAGCATTTACAAAGACCTCCACCGGCAAGTTTTGCTTAGCCGCATAGGCCATTGCAAATCCCATAAGATAGGTAAAACCAAAAGCAATGGCAAAAAATATAATCAACTGTTTCTTTTCTATACCTGTAAATTTTTCTCTTTCCATTATCTATCCCCTGTTCTTATTTACAATTCTTGCGCCAAATGGCATAAATGCTAAACCCGCAAACTTAAAACACTGCATACCGTAAGGAATCCCAATTATAGTAATACAAAGAATCACTCCATTGGCAATTGCAGCTAAAGCCAGGGGTATTCCGCCAAATATAATCCAAAAGAAATTTGCTAAAGCAGATACAGCTCCCATATCGTAAACTATCTCCTTACCAAATGGAAAGAAGGCCACTGAAGCAAGCTTAAAACACTGTTTCCCAATTGGAATTCCAACAATGGTTAAACACCATAGCGCTCCAACAACTAACCATGATATTCCTTGCCAGAATCCCCCAAACACAAACCATATAAAATTACCAATACAACCCATATAAGTCTCCTAAATCACTTAAGCCTTTATAACTCCAATTAGTTTTGGAGGTTTTAACTCACAATATACTTTTTGAAATTATCTAATATGGCTTAGCAGTCATCTCATAGACGAATTATCCAACTTCCTCGAAATCAGACTAGGCTTTCGGACAGTGCTATTAATCTGAAGCATGATGCATATTTACTATCTAATTTGCCTTATTGAATTCATTTCAAGCAATATCTATTAACTCTAGTTTAACACACTTCATGCCCGTCTCTTTCAATTTTATTAATTATTTATAATTGATCGCAAGCTCTTAGTGAGTGCTTTTAATTACTATATGTCTTGTGAGCATACCGGATATTGCAGGAAATAGAGTATATGTGAACCTTAGTAAGGATACACCCCAACTATTAAATACTATCCCCGGTATCAAATATCCCGCTATCGTGATTAGTACGATATATGCAATTATGTTAAAAATATTTCCGTCATAAGCTAAAAAACTGCAAATCATTGTAGTTAATGGAATGATGATATATAAACTTAAAATCGTATAGTTAAGTTTATCGCCCATAGCAAATATCCCCCATAGCGTAATCACTGCAAATATAGCCATGTTTATTACAAAATATTTAATTATACTTTTCTTCATAATAAACCTCCTGACCATATTTGGGGAAAATTTCTCCCTCAGTTAAATAGATACCCATATCCAGGGATGCTAATAATATAACTTTGTTAATAAAAAAATCATGAGAATTGTAATATAATCAAACCTCTATCGTCAAAATATATAATTAATTATTGTAATTATAAATCCAAGAGTTTTATCTTAGAACTTAAATATTACTATGAGCAACTTATCCTGTATTAGATAATAATTTATTAAGTGCGTTACTACATCCTAATCCTTTTGCTCTTTAGGGAAATTCACCTAGACATTGAGACATGCCCTCTTAACTAAAAAGGACCTATCACTATCTTAGGTCCTTTTTAGTTAAAGAAGCTGTTTTGCAACAGCTCCTTCAGCTTAGTTATTATTTTTTGAAATACTCAACTGCATTTCTAAATATATTTTGTTCCTTATTTCCGGAAATATTTTTGAGTAGTCCGTCTTCATATCTTTCGGAATGTCCCATCTTTCCAAGTATTCTACCATCTTCATTTGTCATGGCTTCTATCGCATACATTGAAGCTGATGGATTATATCTACCGCAAAGTGTCGGCATTCCCTCTTCATTTACGTATTGAGCGGCTATCTGTCCATTCTTAATTAGTTCAAGAGCTAAGTCTTCCTCGATTACCACCTTGCCTTGAGTCTGACTGAATGGAAGTGAATGGATTTCACCAGGTACAAATGAGCTCATCCAAGGGGATTTATTGGAGCTTATTCTGGTATTAACTATCTTAGAAACATTTCTATTGATATTGTTCTTGAAGATAGTGACTCCGTTATCCTCAGATTCTGTAACTCTTCCATATGGAAGGAGTCCTGATTTTACAAGAGCTTGGAATCCATTAGATATACCAAGGATTAATCCGTTATTGGCAAGGAGTTCGCCAATACCCCATTTAATATGCTCGTTTCTCAATACATTTGTAAGAAGAACTGCACATCCGTCCGGTTCATCTCCGTTCGAAAATCCTCCTACAAGTGCCAGGATTTGACTTGATGCTATGGCTTTAGCCATCTCTTTTATAGCCTTGTCGTATTCTGCCTCATTTAAAGTATTTAGTATAAATGTTTCAACTTCAGCACCTTCAGCTTCAAATGCTTTTATTACATCGTATTCTGAATTAGTTCCGGGTACGATAGGAACTAGAACTTTAGGCTTTGCAATAGCTGATTTTGCACTGATATGATTCTCTTGGGTATAAAGCGGAGTATCCAGCTCTTGAGGTTCTTGTTCTACCACTATTGGATAGATGTCTTCAAATAGTTCAACAGATGCCTTTATCGCTTCATCTATCTTGACGCCAACTCCATTGAATACAATTTCTTCTAATTCAGTAGTCTTTCCTATATTTTTAAATATACCTGCATCAAGCTCTACACTTGATTCTACTAATATGCTACCAGGCATTATCACAAATAGATTCTCATCGGTTTCAATCTCAGCGCCTATCTTGTTACCAAAGGCCATCTTAGCTATACCTTCAGCTATACCGCCATGCTTAACAACAGAAGCACTGACTACATTGCCATTATTTATCTCATTTACAAGTGCATCGAATCCCGTTCTTAGTTTTGCAAAATCAGGTTCGTGTTTTTCGTCCATTTCAGCCTTTAACAGATAGATATAATTACCTGCTGATTTAAATTCAGGTGATATTACACTATTTACATCCACTGTATTTATAGCAAAAGTGATTAAGGTTGGAGGTACGTCGATATCGTTAAATGTACCACTCATACTGTCCTTTCCACCAATAGAAGGAGTTTCCATCTCAAGTTGTGCTTTTAATAATCCAAGCAATGCTTGAGCCGGTTTGCCCCATTTCTCTCCAGCTTCACCAAGTCTTTCAAAGTACTCTTGGTTTGTAAGTCTTGCACCCTTGTAATCAACGCCGATACTTACCAATTTGGCAAGGGCTTCAACTACTGAGTAGATTGCGCCCAAGTATGGTGAATATGCAGCAATATTCGGATTATATCCTACTGCCATTGCAGATGCAGTATTGGTAAATCCTTGGGTTGGAAGTTTTTGAATAGACACTTCGTTTTCGGTAAGTTGATACTTCCCACCAAAAGGCATCAGTACTGTTCCCCTACCAATTGTGGAGTCAAATTTCTCAATCATACCTTTTTGTATTGCTGTATTTAATTGTTTTAAATTATTTAATAAACTTTCTTTAGTTAATTCTTCAACCTTTGTTTCAAAAGGATTGTCTCCATAACCATTTGTATTTATATCTACTGTTTGGGTTTGTCTAACTCCATTTGTGTTTAAGAAGTCTCTGCATAGGTCTACTATTTTCTCGCCATTGTACTTCATAACAAGTCTGTTGGTGTCGGTAACTTCAGCTACAAGAACTGCATTTAAGTTCTCTTCTTTGGCAAATTCAACCATTTTTTCGAGGTTTTCGCTTGCAATTACGATTGCCATTCTCTCTTGGGATTCAGAGATAGCAAGTTCTGTTCCCGATAAGCCTCTATATTTTACAGGTACGGCATTTAGATTAATATCCAAGCCGTCTGCAAGCTCTCCAATTGCAACTGAAACTCCACCTGCTCCAAAGTCGTTTGATTTTTTTATAAGTTTTGAAACCTTTGGATTTCTAAACAGTCGTTGAATTCTCCTTTCAATAGGAGCATTCCCCTTTTGCACTTCGCTTGAAGATTTTTTATGTGAGCTATCAGTATGCTCAACACTCGATCCTGTCGCTCCACCAACTCCGTCTCTTCCGGTATCTCCTCCGATAAGAAGGATTAAATCAGTAGGCTCAGGATTCTCTCTCAATACATTTTCCTTAGGAGCCGCACCCACTACTGCACCAAGTTCCATTCTCTTCGCTACAAATCCGTCATGGTAAACTTCTCTTACATAAGTTCCTGCAAGCCCGATTTGTCCGGCATAGTTTGAATAACCGTCAGAAGCGGTTTTGGATATAACGACTTGAGGTAGTTTATTTGGTAGGGTTTCATTGATTGGAGCTGTTATATCTGCAGCGCCTGTAACTCTCATCGCTTGATATACATAGGCTCTACCTGAAAGTGGATCTCTGATTGCTCCTCCGACACAGGTTGCAGCACCACCAAATGGCTCAATCTCTGTCGGATGATTGTGAGTTTCATTCTTAAACATTAATAGCCAAGGAACTTTAACACCGTCTTCGTCTACTTCAATTTCAATACTGCAGGCATTTATCTCATCTGAGACCTCTTGATCATCGAGTCTTCCTGTCTTTCTGAAGTATCTTCCCACGATGGTTGCCATATCCATCAATGTAATTTCTTTTTCAGTTCTTCCTGTATCTTCTCTAAGTTTTAAATATCTGTTAAATGCATCTTCAATTTGAGATTTGAAGATTCCTTCTTCTATATCAATTTTTGTAAGTTCTGTTTCAAAAGTAGTATGTCTACAGTGATCTGACCAGTAGGTATCGAGTACTAAGAGTTCAGTATCGGTTGGGTTTCTGTCCTCTGACTTGAAATATTTTTGGACATGTAGGAGGTCTTCTCTGGACATGGCAAAACCCATTGAGCCTCTGAAAGCTTCAAGTTCTTCTTCATTTTTGTCAATAAATCCTTCAAAGGTAATTACGGGATCTTCATCCGGCATCTCTTCAAACTCAAGAGTTTCCATGTCTTTAGCTCTGTTTTCAACCGGATTTATTAAGTATTTTGCAATACTATTGTATTGCTCATCATTAATATCTCCATTAAGCACGATGTATTTACCTGTTGTAACCTTAACATCACTGCTTCCGCCCAAGATCATAAGATTTTGCACTACAGCATCAGATCTCTGATCGTACTGAACCGGAAGACTCTCATAAGCAATTACTCTAGCTCCATCTACAATAGGTTCTTCAACTATACTATCAGTCTTTGCATCGGCTATTATATAGTTCTTTAATTTCACTAAGTCTTCATCATCTGCGCCGTATACATCATAAGTATTGTAGATTAGCAAATCCTTAAGACCTTCTAATCCAAGCATTGTCTTAAGTTCACTTAATAGCGACTCAGACTCAATTCTAAAACCTTCTTTTTTTGCGACAAAAATCCTGTAATTCATCATTGCCTCCTATTCTTTTGTTAAACATTAAAAGAGCATACATAAAAAAACACTTGTCTATTTTATTAATAAACGGTTTTTTTATACATGCTCTTCACCACTTCTTCAGATTTAGTATTGTTAACATTTATATTATACACATCTACGACTACTTTTTCCACTAATTTTATTATCATACTCTCCAAATAAAATGGATGGCTTATAATTAGCCAATCATCATCGATCCAAATATAAAGATTTCTTATATGATATAATAAAATTAAGTTTTCATTCAGTTATTAGTATATACAATATTTGACAACTTGTCTAAGGGGGTATTTGAGTGGAGAGATTTAAATACGGTATAGATGAAATTAAATTGATAAAGCTCTGTTCTGATTTAATAAAGATTGACAGCCAAAACCCACCCGGGGATACGAGGAGCATTATAAATTTTATAAGTGAATACCTCGCAAGTCATAATATTAAATCCACAACTTTTGAAGCATCTCCGTATAGAACCGGGCTTATAGCTTCTATCGGTTCAGAAACAGGACCTGAATTAATACTCTCCGGTCATGCCGATACAGTACCAATCGGAGATCCTACAAATTGGAAGTTGGATGCCCTATCCGGAGATATAGTAGATAATTTTCTATATGGGAGAGGGGCGAGTGATATGAAGGCCGGCTTAGGTGGTTTGATTTACACCCTAGTCCACATTAAAAGTCTGGGTGTAAAACTGTCAGGTAAACTAACTCTTGTGGTGATTCCTGACGAAGAAACAGGATCCAAGCATGGAGCCCAATACCTATTGGAAAATAAACTCATCGGTGGTGATGCTGCCATTATCGCAGAACCAACGGGGAGAAATAACCCGGGCATTGGTCAAAAAGGTTCTGCAGGTTTTAAACTAAAGATTATGGGTATTCCGGCACATTCCGCATTATCACCACTGGCAGGAAGATCTGCAATCCTCGATGCTTTTACTGCAATCAATTCAATAAAAGAACTCGTATCAAAAGAAATCCCTTACCCGGAAGATTTGGAAAAATTAGTAATTCAATCGAAAGAGTATCTCGTTGAAACCGGATATCCTGAACTAGCAGATATAATCACTTTGGTCTCCTTCAATGCAGGTAAAATCATCGGCGGAACAGCCTCCAATGTAGTACCCGAATACTGTGAAGTCGATTTTGACCTTAGAACTCCTCTCGGAATCACAAGAGATGAAGTCCTAGACATGATAGAATCCAAGCTAAACACTCTCGGAATAAATTATGAAATGACCAGAAAAGTATTTAAAGCCGATGCAAACTATACATCAGAAGACAGTAAAATAGTAAGACAGCTTTATAAGAGCATCGAAGAAATCATAACTGAATCGCCCAAAGGAATAATTCAGTATGCTGCAAGTGACTCAAGATTTTTTAGAAAGCACGGTATCCCTTCAGTGCAATACGGTCCTGGCGAAATCGAAACGATACATGGTCTTGATGAGAGAGTTTCGGTTTCCAATATCATAGAATGTACCAAGGTATACCTGTTGACATCTATCCAATACCTGAATAATAAGAATGAATTGTAATGCAAGCATATGCTGAATAGAGTTTTTAATAGTTTAAATAAAAAAGAACGACTTGTAATTAGAGCCGGTCGTTCTTTTCATTTTTTATTAAAGAGAGAACTTTATACTCCCTGCTTTTTAGTCTCGATTTTATCCTCTAACTCTTTACTCCAAAAAATTTTTTAAATAAAATCTCATAACTATCGAGTTTAGAGACCTTTTCTACGATATCCGCATGAGGGAAGGAAATCATCTCAGGCTCATTTTTATAGTGGATTATTTGTTTAGTTTCTGTATTATAATATTTGCAGTTTGGGATGGTTCCACTGCGAATAAAAGATAGCCAATCCGTTTGCAGTTTTTCCATCTCGTATTTATTTTTTTCAGTTAGCAAAATTTTCATCTTTTCATAGTTTCCAAAAAACATAGCGAGTTCTGCTCCATGATAGGCTCCTCTTATACCATCAAAAATATCCGGAACATAAGACATCCTATATCCATAAACTGGAGATGTTCTACTGAACTTTTCAAGAAGCTTGTAGCTAATAGTATGAAATGCAACCATCTCCATTATCTTAAACTGTAAATCAACCAAATTTTTGGATTCAGATTCGAGTGCATTTTTCATAATTTCGCCATAGTTTCCATATCTTTCAAGTAATGCAGCAGCTAAGTTCTCTTCTTTTTTTACAATGCCCAGTCTATTAAAAATGATTGGCATATAAAACATTGTAAATTCATCGGAGTTTGCTCCAATTAACATGGGTTTTGGAGAAAATTCACCTTTATCAAAGATGGCTCTTGGATTCTCTTTATAAAAATCACCGTCGATGACTTCATTTACAATATTTTTGATTTTTAGTCTTCTGAGTTTTCTAAGTGGCAAGGTTTTAAGTGCATTATAATCAGGCAATTTATTTTTTTCCAGCATTTCTTTATAATCTCTCTCTGCTTCATCTGCTTCTATTATTGGAACCGGCAGCGCTGCACATAATATAAGCTTGTCGAAAAATTTGCTGCTCATAGGGTTTAGAAACTGGTTCAAAGCCGATAGTGCTCCTCTGGATTGTCCCATAAGTGTAATATTGTTCGAATCCCCTCCAAAATATTCAATATTTTCTTTTATCCAAGCCAATGCTGTCTGCTGATCCAATGCTCCTCTATTAGCGTTGAGTCCGTTTTCGTCATATACGGGTAAACCTCCCAGTATTCCGAACCTATAGTTTAAAGTAACCACAACTATGCCTTTTGAAGCAATACGAGATCCATTATAAATCGGCACTGTTCCTGATCCGTTGTCGCCACCTCCATGAATAAATACGAGTACCGGCTTTTTCCCCTTAAATTCCGAAGTCCATATATTAACTACAAATGCATCCTCTGTTTGAATATCGTCATTTACCATAAACTCAGGACGTACCAGGGGATTTTTAAAGAATTTAGTAACAAACTTAGGAATTCTCCTTTGTGGAAAGCAGATGCTTTCTCTCCTATTTATAATTTCGTCATCAGTATACTTTTCTATTTTCCTTGGTTTTTCAAAACGATTTGCTCTGGCATAGGGTATGCTTAATATTTCATAGACTTCTTTCAGTTCTTCTTTCACAGTAGCGTAAAACTTCCCTATCAGAGTGTTTATAACCATTATCATCTGCACCTCCTTTAAAACTTTTTTTAGGGATTGTGACCTACTAAGTTTTAGATATTTATAGCAGGTGAAGTTTATCCACCTGCTATTTATTCCTTAAATTACTTTTACCCATTAATCTTCATATTTACCCTTGTAGTTTAATTATTTAACACCTGCAGGAAATGCAAATATTTAAAGTCTATTATTACTTATTTCTACACCTCTTACTCATTCTCTTCATCATGGTAAAGTTATCCAGTTTATGTTACACTTAATACAAGAATAACAGGAGGTGTGTTTAATGGATAATACTTATACTTTTGAATTTAGCAGACTACCCGAAAACTTAGAACAACTTAAAAATTTAAAAGAAGCAGGTCTTACTACAGCACAGGAAACCGGCGCTCTCACTGTTCTGGCACTTTGTGTCTACGATACCGATCCGGATACTGCGATAGAGATGCTGGATTTTCTTAGGGGTCCAAGACCTCTAAGCAATTACGAAAAACAATTCTTAAAAGATAGACTATCCGGTAAAAACTACCTTCCAATGTCTTATTTTGAAGGATCCTCTCCTCAAAACAATTATACGCCAAGTAAACCATATACAATTAATGTCAAGGCTAATAATTACAGCTATGATTTTGAATCCGAAGGACATATTACACTTTATATACAATCATCAGGAGCAGATAGTCCTAGACCTATTAAGTTTAGGTATAAACCTTCTACAAATCAGTGGTTTCTTTGGGAAGAGATGCTGCTAAGCGATATCAGAAAGCCTGCTGAACTCGATCCCTGGGCATAGGACTAAATTAATATATTATCACGTTATTGATTTATGTTTGTACTATGAAAGGATTAAATAAATCAAAGAAGATTAAGTCAATACTTTTCTTAACTTCAATAATATACTTAGGCAAATAAAAACCCCTTAAATTTAAGGGGTTCTTTCTTTTAAACTGATTCTCCAACAAGTCTGCCTGGGATATAAACTTTGCTTTTTTCTTCAATATCTATAAAAGCGTCGATATATTCTCCTTCGAAATATTGCATAGGTCTCACTTGATGAGTTTTAATAGCTTCAATGAGGTCTTTTTCGTCTCTGACTCTTCCGAAAAACTCTGTAGCAAAGAGTCCTACTCTTTTTGATAAATGGGCATCACTTGAAGCGACTATTGGAATACCTCTCTGTTTTGCACCTTCACATGCAAGTAGGTTAAGCTTTCTTGGAGTGCTTCCATTGAAACCTTCAACTGCTCCAAGTCCGGGTACTGTTTTGATCAGGTCTTCCAATCCTCTATTGTTTTTACGATAAGGATGAGCACTAAAAGCAATACCACCCGCTTTTTGGACCATCTCTAATAGTTCCCATGCATTTACCATCTCTTTAGGGAGATTATCCAGTCCAAATACTACGATATCTCCTTGTTTAGTGAGTATTTCGGCTCCTACAAATATGGGAAAGTCCACTTCTTTTGAAACTCTATGTGCATATTCCATTATATTTTGATTGTCGTGATCGGTGATACATACTGCATCCAGCCCTTTAACCCTAGCTTCAGCTATTATTTCCGTTAGGCTCATATGGCTGTCGGGAGAATGGGTTTTCTCGTGCATATGCATATCTATAAGCATGATTAACTCCTTATTAACAATTATTTATAATTTGTACGATTTGATACTATCATATTACAACATGCTATTCAAGGAATTGCTTATTAAAAAATTTTATGATTAATCGCTATTAATAAGATATCTTTATGATAATGGTTATCGATATTTTAATAATAGTATTTTTACTGATGCTAAAAAAGAGCGGATTTTCATCCACTCTTTCTTAGGGTTTTATGATTTACTTTTTTTAGTCTTAATCTACTTTTTAGTTACAAGGAAATTGGGCGTGGTATAGTACTTCCTAGCGCCACTTATCAGCGCCTCGTTTCCGATTCTCGTATAGAGGCCTTGGAACTGCTCGCCGTAGATAAACATACCCAGTACAAAGGCAAAAGGTACAATCTGTAAGTCTCCGTTTTCGTCATACTCTACGAAATCAATTTTATTCATTTCAAAGTACTCTTGATAGATATAGTTTTGACCGAGGAGTTTTCTTAAGATTCCTTCCCATTCTTCTCTAGTATGTTCTT
The sequence above is a segment of the Peptoniphilaceae bacterium AMB_02 genome. Coding sequences within it:
- a CDS encoding type II CAAX endopeptidase family protein codes for the protein MEREKFTGIEKKQLIIFFAIAFGFTYLMGFAMAYAAKQNLPVEVFVNAQMMYPAAGAIIAMLITKRDDPNLPKKFYLSVVIFTALTVLSVLIRLFIEFDIIVVSSILISAGSFISIILYFVEKSHRRFAYSLTSMKKNKGYIFLLIFLLLYISRIFLPVILGLESIENLIPNESGIIFTVFIPINFFFVMLPFFGEEYGWRGFLQPLLQKRYGNYLGIFLLGFLWGIWHLPVNILFYSPQTWGYSVLNQIIVCVTYSVFFGYVYMKTNNIWLPVWMHYLNNNLILLFADPSVIKDQILSLQTVFFSFVLLGVLYLPFIFAPTFRKVKLEPIPIQIPGDDPEYEKTSEDDSEENLFSQEDNSLE
- a CDS encoding phosphoribosylformylglycinamidine synthase; its protein translation is MNYRIFVAKKEGFRIESESLLSELKTMLGLEGLKDLLIYNTYDVYGADDEDLVKLKNYIIADAKTDSIVEEPIVDGARVIAYESLPVQYDQRSDAVVQNLMILGGSSDVKVTTGKYIVLNGDINDEQYNSIAKYLINPVENRAKDMETLEFEEMPDEDPVITFEGFIDKNEEELEAFRGSMGFAMSREDLLHVQKYFKSEDRNPTDTELLVLDTYWSDHCRHTTFETELTKIDIEEGIFKSQIEDAFNRYLKLREDTGRTEKEITLMDMATIVGRYFRKTGRLDDQEVSDEINACSIEIEVDEDGVKVPWLLMFKNETHNHPTEIEPFGGAATCVGGAIRDPLSGRAYVYQAMRVTGAADITAPINETLPNKLPQVVISKTASDGYSNYAGQIGLAGTYVREVYHDGFVAKRMELGAVVGAAPKENVLRENPEPTDLILLIGGDTGRDGVGGATGSSVEHTDSSHKKSSSEVQKGNAPIERRIQRLFRNPKVSKLIKKSNDFGAGGVSVAIGELADGLDINLNAVPVKYRGLSGTELAISESQERMAIVIASENLEKMVEFAKEENLNAVLVAEVTDTNRLVMKYNGEKIVDLCRDFLNTNGVRQTQTVDINTNGYGDNPFETKVEELTKESLLNNLKQLNTAIQKGMIEKFDSTIGRGTVLMPFGGKYQLTENEVSIQKLPTQGFTNTASAMAVGYNPNIAAYSPYLGAIYSVVEALAKLVSIGVDYKGARLTNQEYFERLGEAGEKWGKPAQALLGLLKAQLEMETPSIGGKDSMSGTFNDIDVPPTLITFAINTVDVNSVISPEFKSAGNYIYLLKAEMDEKHEPDFAKLRTGFDALVNEINNGNVVSASVVKHGGIAEGIAKMAFGNKIGAEIETDENLFVIMPGSILVESSVELDAGIFKNIGKTTELEEIVFNGVGVKIDEAIKASVELFEDIYPIVVEQEPQELDTPLYTQENHISAKSAIAKPKVLVPIVPGTNSEYDVIKAFEAEGAEVETFILNTLNEAEYDKAIKEMAKAIASSQILALVGGFSNGDEPDGCAVLLTNVLRNEHIKWGIGELLANNGLILGISNGFQALVKSGLLPYGRVTESEDNGVTIFKNNINRNVSKIVNTRISSNKSPWMSSFVPGEIHSLPFSQTQGKVVIEEDLALELIKNGQIAAQYVNEEGMPTLCGRYNPSASMYAIEAMTNEDGRILGKMGHSERYEDGLLKNISGNKEQNIFRNAVEYFKK
- a CDS encoding cupin domain-containing protein, whose product is MLFDFTKLDIKKLENLYGGEKAVETKGYIDDDIKILMGRLEPGASIGEHEHNPGFEVLYIVEGCGKILIEGERVPIHAGMCHYCKTGSGHSLINDSDEDLIYFAVITLK
- a CDS encoding carboxylesterase family protein; its protein translation is MIMVINTLIGKFYATVKEELKEVYEILSIPYARANRFEKPRKIEKYTDDEIINRRESICFPQRRIPKFVTKFFKNPLVRPEFMVNDDIQTEDAFVVNIWTSEFKGKKPVLVFIHGGGDNGSGTVPIYNGSRIASKGIVVVTLNYRFGILGGLPVYDENGLNANRGALDQQTALAWIKENIEYFGGDSNNITLMGQSRGALSALNQFLNPMSSKFFDKLILCAALPVPIIEADEAERDYKEMLEKNKLPDYNALKTLPLRKLRRLKIKNIVNEVIDGDFYKENPRAIFDKGEFSPKPMLIGANSDEFTMFYMPIIFNRLGIVKKEENLAAALLERYGNYGEIMKNALESESKNLVDLQFKIMEMVAFHTISYKLLEKFSRTSPVYGYRMSYVPDIFDGIRGAYHGAELAMFFGNYEKMKILLTEKNKYEMEKLQTDWLSFIRSGTIPNCKYYNTETKQIIHYKNEPEMISFPHADIVEKVSKLDSYEILFKKFFGVKS
- a CDS encoding YccF domain-containing protein, which produces MGCIGNFIWFVFGGFWQGISWLVVGALWCLTIVGIPIGKQCFKLASVAFFPFGKEIVYDMGAVSALANFFWIIFGGIPLALAAIANGVILCITIIGIPYGMQCFKFAGLAFMPFGARIVNKNRG
- a CDS encoding ArgE/DapE family deacylase, which encodes MERFKYGIDEIKLIKLCSDLIKIDSQNPPGDTRSIINFISEYLASHNIKSTTFEASPYRTGLIASIGSETGPELILSGHADTVPIGDPTNWKLDALSGDIVDNFLYGRGASDMKAGLGGLIYTLVHIKSLGVKLSGKLTLVVIPDEETGSKHGAQYLLENKLIGGDAAIIAEPTGRNNPGIGQKGSAGFKLKIMGIPAHSALSPLAGRSAILDAFTAINSIKELVSKEIPYPEDLEKLVIQSKEYLVETGYPELADIITLVSFNAGKIIGGTASNVVPEYCEVDFDLRTPLGITRDEVLDMIESKLNTLGINYEMTRKVFKADANYTSEDSKIVRQLYKSIEEIITESPKGIIQYAASDSRFFRKHGIPSVQYGPGEIETIHGLDERVSVSNIIECTKVYLLTSIQYLNNKNEL
- a CDS encoding PHP domain-containing protein yields the protein MLIDMHMHEKTHSPDSHMSLTEIIAEARVKGLDAVCITDHDNQNIMEYAHRVSKEVDFPIFVGAEILTKQGDIVVFGLDNLPKEMVNAWELLEMVQKAGGIAFSAHPYRKNNRGLEDLIKTVPGLGAVEGFNGSTPRKLNLLACEGAKQRGIPIVASSDAHLSKRVGLFATEFFGRVRDEKDLIEAIKTHQVRPMQYFEGEYIDAFIDIEEKSKVYIPGRLVGESV